The Eublepharis macularius isolate TG4126 chromosome 11, MPM_Emac_v1.0, whole genome shotgun sequence genome includes a region encoding these proteins:
- the RPL15 gene encoding 60S ribosomal protein L15 encodes MGAYKYIQELWRKKQSDVMRFLLRVRCWQYRQLSALHRAPRPTRPDKARRLGYKAKQGYVIYRIRVRRGGRKRPVPKGATYGKPVHHGVNQLKFARSLQSVAEDRAGRHCGALRVLNSYWVGEDSTYKFFEVILIDPFHKAIRRNPDTQWITKPVHKHREMRGLTSAGRKSRGLGKGHKFHHTIGGSRRAAWRRRNTLQLHRYR; translated from the exons ATGGGTGCTTACAAGTACATCCAAGAGCTGTGGAGGAAGAAACAGTCAGATGTGATGCGCTTCCTCTTGCGTGTCCGCTGCTGGCAGTATCGCCAGTTGTCTGCCCTCCATCGAGCTCCGCGACCTACCAGGCCAGACAAAGCTCGCAGGCTGGGATATAAGGCTAAACAAG GTTATGTTATTTACCGCATTCGTGTTCGCCGCGGTGGTCGTAAACGTCCAGTGCCTAAAGGAGCAACATATGGTAAACCCGTGCATCATGGTGTCAATCAGTTGAAATTTGCCCGGAGCTTGCAGTCTGTAGCAGAA GATCGTGCTGGCCGCCACTGTGGAGCCTTAAGAGTACTGAACTCCTACTGGGTGGGTGAAGACTCCACATACAAATTCTTCGAGGTCATTCTGATCGACCCCTTCCACAAGGCTATCAGGCGCAATCCTGACACCCAATGGATCACCAAGCCCGTCCACAAGCACAGAGAGATGCGTGGGTTGACCTCTGCTGGCAGGAAGAGCCGTGGCCTTGGAAAAGGCCACAAGTTCCATCATACCATTGGTGGTTCCCGCCGTGCTGCCTGGAGACGACGCAACACTTTGCAACTTCACCGCTACCGCTGA